One Pseudomonas fluorescens genomic region harbors:
- a CDS encoding MFS transporter has translation MQRTLIDIRPITALGFCLGITLFELMTYMASDMVMPAMLQVTKDFNAPSSHVSNAFNLYLLGGVCLQWLIGPLSDQLGRRGMLLAGCALFSLACTAAFAANSIEAFNLLRIVQGMGLGFVVAVSYPALQEVFCEADAVRLMALLGNVALLSPLLGPMIGSLLLEWMSWREMFLLLGVAAAGIWLGLYGFMPETVGALRHDGQTQAPVPFSWRQTLQRYRALLRHRRFLAASIALGLMSLPLIAWIGLAPVLLIQLLGLTPREYALWQIPIFSAVMLGNLILDRLLTTLALPRLVQLALLPFCLGLLTLAGSALLGAGLQALIASLALYAVGLGMSNAALYRMALFATDDSKGLVSAMIGVISISVMGAGASFIAANGGAISLAGFALWAACGGSLCLPLLYGFLRKDQPASTPSNK, from the coding sequence ATGCAGAGAACTCTCATTGATATCCGACCGATCACTGCGCTCGGATTCTGTCTGGGCATAACACTTTTCGAATTGATGACTTATATGGCCAGCGACATGGTCATGCCCGCGATGCTGCAAGTTACGAAGGATTTCAACGCCCCTTCCAGCCATGTATCCAACGCTTTCAATCTTTACTTGCTGGGGGGTGTTTGCCTGCAATGGCTGATTGGCCCTTTGTCCGATCAACTGGGCCGACGAGGCATGTTACTGGCCGGATGTGCGCTGTTTAGCCTGGCGTGCACTGCCGCCTTCGCGGCAAACAGCATCGAAGCCTTCAACCTGTTGCGAATCGTCCAGGGAATGGGGCTGGGTTTTGTTGTGGCGGTCAGCTATCCCGCTCTGCAAGAGGTGTTCTGCGAAGCCGATGCGGTGCGTTTGATGGCACTGCTTGGCAACGTTGCACTGCTGTCGCCGTTGCTCGGCCCAATGATTGGCAGCCTGCTGCTGGAATGGATGAGTTGGCGGGAAATGTTTCTGCTGTTAGGCGTTGCAGCAGCGGGGATCTGGTTGGGCCTGTATGGGTTCATGCCGGAGACTGTCGGGGCACTGCGCCACGATGGGCAAACGCAGGCCCCTGTGCCCTTCTCCTGGCGGCAAACCCTGCAACGTTATCGGGCGTTATTGCGCCATCGCCGGTTTCTCGCTGCAAGCATTGCTCTGGGCCTGATGAGTTTGCCCCTGATTGCCTGGATCGGCCTCGCGCCGGTGCTGTTGATCCAACTGCTGGGCTTGACGCCACGGGAATACGCCTTGTGGCAAATCCCGATTTTCTCGGCAGTGATGCTCGGCAATCTGATCCTTGATCGTTTGCTGACCACCCTTGCACTTCCTCGCCTGGTCCAGTTGGCATTGTTGCCGTTTTGTCTGGGCCTCCTCACCTTGGCGGGCAGCGCGCTTCTCGGCGCCGGCCTGCAAGCACTGATTGCCAGTCTTGCGCTTTACGCCGTCGGCTTGGGCATGAGCAACGCTGCTCTGTATCGAATGGCGCTGTTTGCAACGGACGACAGCAAAGGCTTGGTCAGCGCGATGATCGGCGTGATTTCGATCAGCGTGATGGGAGCGGGAGCCTCGTTCATCGCTGCGAATGGCGG
- a CDS encoding fe2+ zn2+ uptake regulation protein, with protein sequence MYNSQLPTDGSQAPKGASMSNHASDYPQPAERHGNERIRLLLKSFGLRTSLIRLKVIDALLVAAQSDRRLGVRGVHSQLLDLDIPLSFLSVREVLKRLCAEGVITFNADKSYSLHPQAAAVLNNE encoded by the coding sequence ATGTACAACTCGCAACTACCAACGGACGGTAGCCAGGCCCCAAAAGGAGCTTCGATGAGCAACCACGCGAGCGATTACCCGCAGCCGGCCGAGCGTCATGGCAATGAGCGAATTCGTTTGCTGCTGAAAAGCTTCGGTCTGCGTACCAGCCTGATTCGACTGAAAGTCATCGATGCCTTGCTGGTTGCCGCGCAGAGCGACCGCCGGCTGGGGGTGCGTGGTGTCCACAGCCAATTGCTGGATCTGGACATTCCTTTGTCCTTCCTCAGCGTGCGCGAAGTGCTCAAACGCTTGTGCGCCGAAGGGGTGATCACCTTCAATGCGGACAAGAGCTACAGCCTGCATCCGCAAGCGGCGGCCGTTCTCAATAACGAATGA